From Aquila chrysaetos chrysaetos chromosome 3, bAquChr1.4, whole genome shotgun sequence, the proteins below share one genomic window:
- the LOC115338803 gene encoding ammonium transporter Rh type A-like produces the protein MQEREELTPRVLPGCRPVSSHPTGHRPLLSTLGWPCHPPPRPRRLLPLSLGLFQGALLLFFTFFITYDEPSAQAEDANLVANQLSGIFPLFQDIQVMLVVGLGLLLTFLPRYGLSVLTHNFLLLNFSTQWALVLQGSLRRFHHGRVHLDLRNLLTAEFAAVTVLISVGAVLGRTSPCQLLVVATCEVPIYLASEWAIVTCLGVLDVGGTITIHVFSCYFGLGVSKALFGAARRPVHPKETATPHSDLLSLVGTLILWVFWPSFVAVLCQPGDAQRRAILNTFLAMSASAVTTVVASSLLERDSKLSPGHLQNGSLAGGVAIGAVADMAVPPVAALALGSLSAVACVLGFKFLTPLLARKLALQDRCGIHNLHGLPGILGGAASAVAILVASEDTAGSRFSQVSPVAGDTDEGAWRWWGDRGAGGRALCQAVGLAVAVGGSLLAGLLTGAVLRLPCLARPPERLCFDDSLYFKIQDEAESPGPGGTAEEGALALKERV, from the coding sequence ATGCAGGAGCGAGAGGAGCTCACCCCGCGAGTGCTGCCGGGCTGTCGCCCCGTGTCCAGCCATCCCACCGGTCACCGTCCCCTCCTGTCCACCCTGGGATGGCcgtgccacccccccccccgcccccgccgcctcctgcccctctccctggGGCTCTTCCAGGGTGCCCTGCTCCTCTTCTTCACCTTCTTCATCACCTACGATGAGCCCTCGGCGCAGGCAGAAGATGCCAACTTGGTGGCCAACCAGCTCTCCGGCATCTTCCCCCTCTTCCAGGACATCCAGGTGATGctggtggtggggctggggctccTGCTGACGTTCCTGCCCCGCTACGGGCTCAGCGTCCTCACCCACAACTTTCTCCTGCTCAACTTCTCCACGCAATGGGCGCTGGTGCTGCAAGGCTCGCTCCGTCGCTTCCACCACGGCCGGGTCCACCTGGACCTTCGCAACCTCCTCACCGCCGAGTTCGCCGCCGTGACGGTGCTCATCTCCGTGGGGGCCGTCCTGGGGAGGACGAGCCCCTGCCAGCTCCTCGTCGTGGCCACCTGCGAAGTCCCCATCTACCTCGCCAGCGAGTGGGCCATCGTCACCTGTCTGGGCGTCCTGGACGTGGGGGGCACCATCACCATCCACGTCTTCTCCTGCTATTTCGGCCTCGGCGTGTCCAAAGCTCTATTCGGGGCGGCACGTCGGCCGGTGCACCCCAAGGAGACCGCGACGCCCCACTCCGACCTCCTGTCGCTGGTGGGGACGCTCATCCTCTGGGTTTTCTGGCCCAGCTTCGTGGCTGTCCTCTGCCAACCGGGAGATGCCCAGCGCCGTGCCATCCTGAACACCTTCCTGGCCATGAGCGCCAGCGCCGTGACCACCGTGGTGGCCTCCAGCCTGCTGGAGAGGGACAGCAAGCTCAGCCCCGGCCACCTACAGAACGGCAGCCTGGCCGGTGGAGTGGCCATCGGCGCGGTGGCTGACATGGCCGTGCCGCCGGTGGCCGCTCttgccctgggcagcctctcGGCCGTGGCGTGCGTCCTCGGCTTCAAGTTCCTCACCCCGCTCCTGGCAAGGAAGCTCGCGCTCCAGGACCGGTGCGGCATCCACAACCTCCACGGCTTGCCCGGCATCCTCGGCGGCGCAGCCAGCGCCGTGGCCATCCTGGTGGCATCCGAGGACACCGCCGGGTCCCGTTTCTCCCAAGTGTCCCCCGTCGCGGGCGATACCGATGAGGGGGCGTGGAGATGGTGGGGGGaccgcggggcgggcgggcgggcgctgTGCCAGGCGGTGGGGCTAGCGGTGGCCGTCGGTGGCTCGCTGCTCGCCGGGCTGCTCACCGGTGCTGTGCTTCggctgccctgcctggcccGGCCGCCCGAGCGGCTCTGCTTTGACGACTCGCTGTATTTTAAGATCCAGGATGAGGCCGAGAGCCCGGGGCCAGGCGGCACCGCCGAGGAAGGAGCCTTGGCTCTGAAGGAACGGGTTTAG